The following coding sequences lie in one Heyndrickxia oleronia genomic window:
- a CDS encoding GNAT family N-acetyltransferase, with product MTQSTIDSIKIVKYHEGLAKSIADMWNESREGWGGDASIMTEEQVIEKEANSEDLFLYLALDNEKVVGYCGISEYKEDVKALYIRLLNVHPDYQGKKIGKQLVLKAVEKTVELGWPRIDLYTWAGNVKAVPLYKKCGFFWEDRDETTHLMNFIPLVLQNELLKPYFQHLDWYKDNKRVIEVKPDGTKENGFTFFEYIWQNEQYYVRVQIEKSGRGIRLIETNEYLLEIKMDSHSKIEGRDANLQVFVKNKTNEALTIDVNGLQNERIHVHATYKQVHVKEQYHIDIPVSIYDGSEPNEWVTHPKAELNIQMNGLRCIMALGTYPKKAMKLKWVYHPKKFETNKRQICYLEIDNQLKQNAEISLELPENSWLEWTEPIITNSVEEIGLLEVPFLINKYGFIQAECKVTVKTEDETFEWSEPVAFSLPNFGVKACGYDKEYYYLQNGYYKVRIRKRDNAMTVGSEENLIQRTVIFPPKFGKPYIGELSKKEASHFEWNQDEQKSTLKLFYEISKPSNLKLIACFELYGEGLLKYWLEIENSSRDELHELYVYQPIRHELNQTYVPLNNNIIYFNDAKMTDLSQLNSNEVSENWIFSDDLKEPHGLSWSKNAKIGFDGWLLYVEEKIETLQVKGKIRTSPIHIAVGAIKSVEDFQFFATGLRETMLINKEVNLSTPTTNLVLADQDKMAVQLKRIQNRYFHGTLSIEEGQEIIHQMEIHQENNQDIQLEIPTKKKAFTPIHYSLESDSQQIQGSMLFIQQDHTKIQLTKEEEQSIYKLTNGDLTIRASTRFFPTLYSIKYKDQEWLDSSFPVPEPKAWWNPWGGGVQSSLNGISLFSWLKEQSYTTFVKKTDQHGNVWEGLAIHTNFEKHEKWKGLRSIQYYLTLPGVPIIVHFTELAHLHRSIHEPLYTELWLKKGSISHTMAQLVDTKGSQWFKAGSEEHIFRSSNPYLVSNHDQTEWMQVFSANSKADSECIFSEEFALAATISHLNINPGDDHRTEPIFMLFPGTPIEKEAIESLKTIKF from the coding sequence ATGACCCAATCAACGATAGATAGTATAAAAATTGTAAAATACCATGAAGGATTAGCTAAATCAATTGCTGATATGTGGAATGAAAGTCGTGAGGGCTGGGGCGGAGATGCTAGTATCATGACTGAAGAGCAAGTCATTGAAAAAGAAGCTAATTCAGAAGATTTGTTTTTATACCTTGCTTTAGATAATGAAAAGGTAGTGGGGTATTGTGGTATATCTGAATATAAAGAAGATGTCAAGGCTCTGTATATTCGATTATTAAATGTTCATCCAGATTATCAGGGGAAAAAGATTGGTAAGCAATTAGTTTTGAAAGCTGTTGAAAAAACAGTTGAACTCGGTTGGCCACGGATTGATCTATATACCTGGGCAGGGAATGTAAAGGCAGTACCTCTTTATAAAAAATGTGGTTTCTTTTGGGAGGATCGTGATGAAACGACTCACCTTATGAATTTTATCCCATTAGTCTTGCAAAATGAACTTTTAAAACCATATTTTCAACACTTAGATTGGTATAAAGATAATAAGAGAGTTATTGAAGTAAAACCTGATGGAACAAAGGAGAATGGATTTACTTTTTTTGAATATATTTGGCAGAATGAACAGTACTATGTCAGGGTTCAGATTGAAAAGAGTGGAAGAGGAATTCGTCTCATTGAAACAAATGAATATTTATTAGAAATTAAGATGGATAGTCACTCAAAGATCGAGGGAAGAGATGCAAATTTACAGGTTTTTGTAAAAAATAAAACGAATGAGGCTTTGACTATCGATGTGAACGGATTGCAAAATGAACGAATTCATGTTCATGCTACTTATAAACAAGTACACGTCAAAGAACAATACCATATAGATATACCTGTATCCATCTATGATGGAAGTGAACCGAACGAGTGGGTTACACATCCTAAAGCAGAATTAAATATTCAAATGAATGGGCTGAGATGTATAATGGCTCTAGGAACCTACCCGAAAAAAGCGATGAAGTTAAAATGGGTGTACCACCCGAAAAAATTTGAAACCAATAAAAGGCAAATCTGTTATTTAGAGATTGATAATCAATTAAAACAGAATGCTGAAATCTCACTTGAATTACCAGAGAATTCCTGGCTGGAGTGGACGGAACCGATTATCACAAATTCTGTTGAGGAAATTGGACTATTGGAGGTTCCATTTTTAATCAATAAATATGGATTTATACAGGCTGAATGTAAAGTAACGGTGAAAACAGAAGATGAAACCTTCGAATGGTCAGAACCAGTTGCATTTTCTCTTCCAAATTTCGGCGTTAAGGCGTGTGGGTATGATAAAGAATATTATTACCTACAAAATGGCTACTATAAAGTGCGTATAAGAAAAAGAGACAATGCAATGACTGTTGGTTCTGAGGAAAATCTTATTCAAAGAACAGTGATATTTCCACCGAAATTTGGTAAACCTTATATTGGAGAACTTTCGAAAAAAGAGGCAAGTCATTTTGAATGGAATCAGGATGAGCAAAAGTCAACATTAAAATTATTTTATGAGATTTCTAAGCCATCAAATTTAAAACTAATAGCTTGCTTTGAATTATATGGAGAAGGGCTATTGAAATATTGGTTGGAAATAGAAAATAGTTCCCGGGATGAATTGCATGAACTTTATGTATACCAACCCATTAGACATGAACTTAATCAAACATATGTCCCTTTAAACAATAATATTATTTATTTTAACGATGCTAAAATGACGGATCTCAGCCAATTAAATAGTAATGAAGTTTCGGAGAATTGGATTTTTTCAGATGACTTAAAAGAACCTCATGGTCTATCTTGGAGTAAAAATGCAAAAATAGGCTTTGATGGTTGGCTACTATATGTAGAAGAGAAGATAGAAACGCTTCAAGTAAAGGGGAAAATAAGAACGAGTCCTATCCATATAGCGGTTGGGGCAATTAAATCTGTTGAAGACTTTCAATTTTTTGCGACCGGTTTACGTGAAACAATGCTCATCAATAAAGAAGTAAATTTATCTACTCCGACAACTAATTTAGTTTTAGCGGATCAGGATAAAATGGCAGTACAATTAAAAAGAATCCAAAATCGATATTTTCACGGAACACTATCCATTGAAGAAGGACAGGAAATAATCCATCAAATGGAGATACATCAAGAAAATAATCAGGATATTCAATTGGAAATTCCAACAAAGAAAAAAGCGTTTACTCCTATTCACTATTCATTGGAAAGTGATTCGCAGCAAATACAAGGTTCAATGTTATTTATTCAACAAGATCATACAAAAATTCAGTTAACCAAAGAGGAAGAACAATCTATTTATAAGTTAACGAATGGTGATTTAACTATACGGGCATCAACGAGGTTTTTTCCAACACTATATTCAATTAAATATAAAGACCAAGAGTGGTTAGATTCTAGCTTTCCAGTCCCTGAACCAAAAGCATGGTGGAATCCTTGGGGAGGTGGAGTACAGTCATCTTTAAATGGTATAAGTCTTTTTTCATGGTTAAAAGAACAATCCTATACAACTTTTGTGAAGAAAACGGATCAGCACGGGAATGTATGGGAAGGGTTGGCTATTCATACGAATTTTGAAAAACATGAAAAATGGAAAGGATTAAGAAGTATTCAATATTATTTAACCTTGCCAGGTGTGCCAATTATCGTTCATTTTACAGAATTAGCTCATCTCCACCGCTCAATACATGAACCACTTTATACTGAATTATGGTTAAAGAAAGGATCGATTAGCCATACAATGGCACAATTAGTTGATACTAAAGGAAGCCAATGGTTCAAAGCGGGGTCAG